The Cyprinus carpio isolate SPL01 chromosome A5, ASM1834038v1, whole genome shotgun sequence genome has a segment encoding these proteins:
- the rsph4a gene encoding radial spoke head protein 6 homolog A, with translation MLIEICHKKKLKKYTVLISRRQFVSFTKMEITEEALNSERLQAAARFKAFMMKNSTKTNLNLYDHLVRLLTKVMDERPENAVDVIEDMSRELKGSILQEKQDTLRDSPSSSAALLLAEQQKALFTRAAGDEGDHEEDLVESTLANVAELAFFFEQAGVGLGREEMHRVFLALKQLVDSQCLLRCRFWGKIFGTHSNYLVAEGEFREGEGEEEEGTEQTHEDEEREEEPEEDKDETELVEAADPPPKSTYKPPPPVPKEENHTGVNKYTYFVCQEPGMPWVRLPMVTPAQITVARQIRRFFTGRLDAPVVSYPPFPGNETNYLRAQIARISAGTHVSPLGFYQFGEDEGEDDGLRDSYEENPNFEGINVNEMAESLNLWVHHVQHILTQGRCVWVNVTKKSADDVDEDAEDEEREEESDEPEPEVGPPLLTPLSEDSKINDTLPWSTMISSNLIPQFSIAVLRSNLWPGAYAYASGRKFGNIYIGWGMKYIGEAYTPTILPPPQNEYPSGPEITEALDPSVEEEQALKAALEEQTEALDETEDLEEDEEEDD, from the exons ATGTTAATCGAGATTTGCCATaagaaaaagctgaaaaaatatacagttttaattaGTCGTCGACAATTTGTAAGTTTTACCAAAATGGAGATCACCGAGGAAGCGTTGAACAGTGAGAGACTGCAGGCCGCGGCGCGTTTTAAAGCTTTCATGATGAAGAACAGCACTAAAACAAACCTCAATCT CTATGACCACCTCGTGCGACTGTTAACTAAAGTTATGGATGAGCGTCCGGAGAACGCAGTGGATGTGATCGAAGACATGAGTCGCGAGCTGAAAGGAAGCATCCTTCAGGAGAAGCAGGACACCCTGCGTGACAGTCCGTCCTCCTCCGCGGCTCTGTTACTGGCCGAGCAACAGAAGGCGCTCTTTACGCGCGCGGCAGGTGATGAAGGGGATCATGAGGAAGATCTG GTGGAGTCTACTTTAGCTAATGTTGCAGAACTTGCGTTCTTCTTTGAGCAAGCTGGTGTGGGTCTGGGGAGAGAGGAGATGCATAGAGTCTTTCTGGCTTTGAAACAGCTGGTGGACTCACAGTGTCTCCTGCGCTGTCGATTCTGGGGCAAGATCTTCGGCACGCACAGCAACTATCTGGTGGCTGAGGGGGAATTCAGAGAGGGtgaaggagaggaggaggaggggacaGAACAAACACATGAGGATGAGGAGAGGGAGGAAGAGCCAGAGGAGGACAAGGATGAAACAGAACTTGTGGAAGCT GCTGATCCTCCCCCCAAATCGACATACAAGCCACCTCCACCAGTGCCAAAGGAAGAAAATCACACTGGTGTCAACAAATACACATATTTTGTGTGTCAAGAGCCTGGCATGCCGTGGGTCAGACTGCCGATGGTCACCCCCGCTCAGATCACAGTAGCACGGCAGATCCGCAGGTTCTTCACAGGCAGGCTTGATGCTCCTGTTGTAAGTTATCCTCCCTTTCCTGGCAATGAGACCAACTACCTGCGTGCCCAGATCGCACGGATCTCAGCGGGAACGCACGTCAGTCCTCTGGGATTCTACCAGTTTGGGGAGGATGAAGGGGAGGATGATGGCCTGCGAGACAGTTATGAGGAGAATCCTAACTTTGAGGGCATCAATGTAAATGAGATGGCTGAGTCTCTGAATCTATGGGTCCATCATGTACAGCATATACTTACACAG GGCCGCTGTGTGTGGGTAAATGTAACTAAGAAGTCTGCTGATGACGTGGATGAAGATGCCGAGGATGAAGAGAGGGAGGAGGAATCTGATGAGCCTGAGCCTGAAGTCGGGCCTCCTCTTCTGACACCTCTGTCTGAAGATTCAA AGATTAATGACACCCTACCTTGGAGCACCATGATTTCCTCTAACCTCATTCCTCAGTTTTCCATCGCTGTGCTGCGCTCCAACCTCTGGCCTGGAGCTTATGCTTATGCTAGTGGCAG GAAGTTTGGAAACATATACATTGGTTGGGGGATGAAATATATCGGAGAGGCCTACACCCCAACCATTCTTCCACCACCCCAAAATGAGTACCCCAGCGGGCCTGAAATTACAGAGGCCCTGGACCCCAGTGTGGAGGAAGAGCAGGCTTTGAAAGCTGCTCTGGAGGAGCAGACGGAAGCCCTGGATGAGACAGAGGATCTggaagaagatgaggaggaggatgattaa